In Actinoplanes derwentensis, the following proteins share a genomic window:
- a CDS encoding GNAT family N-acetyltransferase: protein MENWTVHRVRPQDAGRMRALRLEMLADSPLAFLETLAQAAARPHESYRQRIRESSQGFGTAQFVADPGGPLIGHAGGTTLPEEPGCTIIYAVYLTPAHRGGKVLGQLIEAVADWSAAAGRDELMLEVVCGNDRAVRAYQKLGFIDTGVRLPHPTVPVMSELQMRRRV, encoded by the coding sequence ATGGAGAACTGGACCGTGCACCGGGTGCGACCCCAGGACGCCGGGCGGATGCGCGCTCTGCGGCTGGAGATGCTGGCGGACAGTCCCCTGGCCTTCCTGGAGACGCTGGCGCAGGCGGCGGCCCGGCCGCACGAGAGCTACCGCCAGCGGATCCGGGAGTCGTCGCAGGGGTTCGGGACGGCCCAGTTCGTCGCGGACCCGGGCGGGCCGCTGATCGGGCACGCCGGCGGGACCACGCTGCCCGAGGAGCCGGGCTGCACGATCATCTACGCGGTCTACCTGACACCGGCTCACCGGGGCGGCAAGGTACTGGGGCAGCTGATCGAGGCGGTCGCCGACTGGTCCGCTGCGGCGGGGCGCGACGAGCTGATGCTCGAAGTGGTCTGTGGCAACGATCGGGCGGTCCGGGCGTACCAGAAACTGGGTTTCATCGACACCGGTGTCCGCCTGCCGCATCCGACCGTGCCGGTCATGAGTGAGCTGCAGATGCGCCGGCGGGTCTGA